The following proteins are co-located in the bacterium genome:
- a CDS encoding redoxin family protein produces MCDSPARRALPLALVLALLAALSACRSPAPASPPPPPPITEGPGAFKALLINGGGKKQSNFQSHLTHVRTLVEFLHASGAAADDVVIFSSDGPDPSADLATRARPDDSGDAWLLPPRAAQLLRPVQFVDSAVDGYTLRPATYEALHAWFTTEGKRLHGGDTLLLYVTDHGEQNKTDLANNSIVLWNEKLTVEQLRQLLAELDPDVHVVMLMSQCFGGSFANAILPRPGELTPNGRQCGYFASTADRPAYGCYPENLGRDGVGHSHRFFEALRAVGRMPEAQRRVLVSDDSPDVPNTTSDFYLQQLLQAQAKRENTTETEVADAYINDAFKNRARWEPEIRLLDRVGSTFGMFSPRSLGELELQTRILPQVSEQLRTYADRWHEALDSLKEQNFERFLAADPRWKERLAPTVIADLDPAGRETLGDELAEALGAFTAKDAATSDRLALLRARTEAASQAAYRMEVRLGVVLRLRAILTQIAGRVYLAERGTPAERDTYAALLACEDVNFLADPSVATAAAMAPPTSFPPLDDDRRVVQAVMPAWMGIQFKPLTDAQRARDQQTGGAVTVMTVYPDSPAAKAGLEVGDVILGPPAAPFQEPHQVREWTMRREINEPAPLEVARAGHVQQVVLRPEPYPIKMPELPGPPKVGSPAPPLAKVSAYRGDQRLAAGKPHLLFFWATWCVPCKFSVPEVMAFARARDIEVIAVTDEDPQQLDQFFKERTEPFPETVAVDPYRSAFQAYGVSGTPTFVLVDGAGTVQSYKTGYSAAAGLGIDGWTYSAAKSPAKKK; encoded by the coding sequence ATGTGTGACTCGCCCGCGCGTCGCGCCCTGCCACTCGCGCTCGTTCTCGCCCTGCTCGCCGCGCTCAGCGCCTGTCGCTCCCCGGCGCCGGCGAGCCCGCCGCCGCCCCCCCCGATCACCGAGGGGCCGGGCGCGTTCAAGGCGCTGCTGATCAACGGCGGCGGCAAGAAGCAGAGCAACTTCCAGTCGCACCTGACCCACGTCCGCACCCTGGTCGAATTCCTCCACGCCAGCGGCGCCGCCGCCGACGACGTGGTCATCTTCTCCTCGGACGGTCCCGACCCCAGCGCCGACCTGGCGACCCGCGCCCGTCCGGACGACAGCGGCGACGCCTGGCTGCTGCCGCCGCGCGCCGCCCAGTTGCTGCGGCCGGTGCAGTTCGTCGATTCCGCCGTCGACGGCTACACGCTGCGGCCGGCGACCTACGAGGCGCTGCACGCCTGGTTCACCACCGAGGGCAAACGGCTGCACGGCGGCGACACGCTGCTCCTCTACGTCACCGACCACGGCGAGCAGAACAAGACCGATCTGGCCAACAACAGCATCGTGCTGTGGAACGAGAAGCTGACCGTCGAGCAGCTCCGCCAGCTCCTCGCCGAGCTCGACCCCGACGTGCACGTCGTCATGCTGATGTCGCAGTGCTTCGGCGGCTCGTTCGCCAACGCGATCCTGCCGCGCCCCGGCGAGCTGACGCCGAACGGCCGGCAGTGCGGCTACTTCGCGTCCACCGCCGACCGCCCGGCCTATGGCTGCTACCCCGAGAACCTGGGGCGCGATGGCGTCGGCCACTCGCACCGCTTCTTCGAGGCGCTGCGCGCCGTCGGCCGCATGCCGGAAGCGCAGCGGCGGGTGCTGGTCAGCGACGACTCCCCGGACGTGCCGAACACGACGTCCGACTTCTATCTGCAACAGCTCCTGCAGGCGCAGGCGAAACGCGAGAACACGACCGAGACCGAGGTCGCCGACGCGTACATCAACGACGCCTTCAAGAACCGCGCCCGCTGGGAGCCGGAGATCCGACTGCTCGACCGCGTCGGCTCGACCTTCGGCATGTTCAGCCCGCGCTCGCTCGGCGAGCTCGAGCTGCAGACCCGCATCCTGCCGCAGGTCAGCGAACAGCTCCGCACCTACGCCGATCGCTGGCATGAGGCGCTCGACTCCCTCAAGGAGCAGAACTTCGAGCGCTTCCTCGCCGCCGATCCGCGCTGGAAGGAGCGCCTGGCGCCGACGGTCATCGCCGACCTCGATCCCGCCGGGCGCGAGACGCTCGGCGACGAGCTCGCGGAGGCGCTCGGCGCCTTCACCGCCAAGGACGCCGCCACCAGCGATCGCCTGGCGCTCCTGCGCGCGCGCACCGAGGCGGCGTCGCAGGCCGCTTACCGCATGGAGGTGCGGCTCGGCGTCGTCCTGCGCCTGCGCGCCATTCTCACCCAGATCGCCGGGCGCGTGTACCTCGCCGAGCGCGGCACGCCGGCCGAACGCGACACCTATGCCGCGTTGCTGGCCTGCGAGGACGTCAACTTCCTCGCCGATCCCTCGGTCGCCACCGCCGCAGCCATGGCACCGCCGACCTCGTTCCCGCCGCTCGACGACGATCGGCGCGTCGTGCAGGCGGTGATGCCGGCCTGGATGGGCATCCAGTTCAAACCGCTCACCGACGCGCAGCGCGCCCGCGACCAGCAGACGGGCGGCGCGGTCACCGTGATGACCGTCTACCCGGATTCGCCCGCCGCCAAGGCCGGGCTCGAGGTCGGCGACGTCATCCTCGGGCCGCCGGCGGCGCCGTTCCAGGAGCCGCACCAGGTGCGGGAATGGACGATGCGGCGCGAGATCAACGAGCCGGCGCCGCTCGAGGTGGCGCGCGCGGGCCACGTCCAGCAGGTGGTGCTGCGGCCCGAGCCCTACCCGATCAAGATGCCGGAGCTGCCGGGTCCGCCGAAGGTCGGCAGCCCCGCGCCACCGCTCGCCAAGGTCAGCGCCTATCGCGGCGACCAACGGCTCGCCGCCGGCAAGCCGCATCTCCTCTTCTTCTGGGCGACGTGGTGCGTGCCCTGCAAGTTCTCGGTGCCGGAGGTGATGGCGTTCGCCCGGGCGCGTGACATCGAGGTCATCGCCGTCACCGACGAGGACCCGCAGCAACTCGACCAGTTCTTCAAGGAGCGGACCGAGCCCTTTCCCGAGACCGTCGCGGTCGACCCCTACCGCAGCGCCTTCCAGGCCTACGGCGTCAGCGGCACGCCGACCTTCGTGCTGGTCGACGGCGCCGGCACGGTGCAGTCGTACAAGACCGGATACAGCGCCGCCGCCGGCCTCGGCATCGACGGCTGGACCTACAGCGCGGCGAAGAGCCCGGCGAAGAAGAAGTAG
- a CDS encoding D-2-hydroxyacid dehydrogenase — MKLVAFFHLKEVRWSLPDERLAAWRARFPSLEVASVEDEAALPAALADADVFVGWRLPPEHFGGARRLRWIHSASAGIEESLYPALLASAVVLTNSTGLHSVCIPEHIVGQMLVLARNFHEAVRLQARGEWNRFAVIAHQGGLRELHGSNLAILGAGPIGANLARMAAALGMRVRVMRRDARQPVAHAEAVVPPAELHALLGWADFVVLAVPLTDETRGLIGAAELRAMRSSAYLINVARGEVVDEAELVRCLRSGAIAGAALDVFSEEPLPPEHPLWSLTNALLTPHISGYTATYFDRMLALFEDNLGRFLAGQPLRNVVDKRRGYAPGGG, encoded by the coding sequence ATGAAGCTGGTGGCGTTCTTCCATCTGAAGGAGGTGCGGTGGTCGCTGCCGGACGAGCGGCTCGCCGCCTGGCGGGCCCGCTTCCCGTCGCTCGAGGTGGCGTCGGTCGAGGACGAGGCCGCGCTGCCGGCGGCGCTGGCGGACGCCGACGTCTTCGTCGGCTGGCGCCTTCCGCCCGAGCACTTCGGCGGCGCGCGGCGGCTGCGCTGGATCCATTCCGCGTCGGCGGGGATCGAGGAGTCGCTCTATCCGGCGCTGCTCGCCAGCGCCGTCGTGCTGACCAATTCGACCGGCCTGCACTCGGTGTGCATCCCGGAGCACATCGTCGGCCAGATGCTGGTGCTGGCGCGCAACTTCCACGAGGCGGTGCGGCTGCAGGCGCGTGGGGAATGGAATCGCTTCGCGGTCATCGCCCACCAGGGCGGCCTGCGCGAGCTCCACGGGTCGAACCTGGCGATCCTCGGCGCCGGCCCGATCGGCGCCAACCTGGCGCGCATGGCGGCGGCGCTGGGGATGCGCGTCCGGGTGATGCGGCGCGACGCCCGCCAGCCGGTCGCGCACGCTGAAGCGGTGGTGCCGCCCGCCGAGCTGCACGCCCTGCTCGGCTGGGCCGATTTCGTGGTCCTCGCCGTGCCGCTCACCGACGAGACGCGCGGCCTGATCGGCGCCGCCGAGCTGCGGGCGATGCGGTCGAGCGCCTACCTGATCAACGTCGCCCGCGGCGAGGTGGTCGACGAGGCGGAGCTGGTGCGTTGCCTGCGCAGCGGCGCCATCGCCGGCGCGGCGCTCGACGTCTTCAGCGAGGAGCCGCTGCCGCCCGAGCACCCGCTCTGGTCGCTGACCAACGCCCTGCTCACGCCGCACATCTCGGGTTACACGGCGACCTACTTCGACCGCATGCTGGCGCTGTTCGAGGACAACCTCGGCCGCTTCCTCGCCGGGCAGCCGCTGCGCAACGTCGTCGACAAGCGGCGCGGATACGCGCCGGGCGGCGGGTAG
- a CDS encoding Gfo/Idh/MocA family oxidoreductase, with the protein MSALRYGIVGTGMMGWEHLRNLALIDDVRVTAVADPDPGSRDIARHAAPDAAVYEDHRALLRAPLDALVIATPNHTHAALLRDALATDLHVLVEKPLCTTIEDCHALRAAAAGRRALTWVGLEYRFVPSVGRLIAAVRAGAVGTLRMVAIREHRFPFLAKVGNWNRFARNTGGTLVEKCCHFFDLMALLTGQRPLRVYASGGQDVNHLDERYDGATPDILDNAFAVVDFDGGARALLDLCMFAENSRHEMELAVTGDAGKVEAFVPAHRLVFSRRDRLAREEEEVAIDPVIRDAGFHHGATYYQHRAFIDAIRAGGPPQVSVDDGALAVAMGIAAERSAREHRPVALRELGF; encoded by the coding sequence CTGAGCGCGCTGCGCTACGGCATCGTCGGCACCGGGATGATGGGCTGGGAGCACCTGCGCAACCTGGCCCTCATCGACGACGTCCGCGTCACCGCGGTCGCCGATCCCGACCCCGGCAGCCGCGACATCGCCCGTCACGCCGCGCCCGACGCCGCGGTGTACGAGGACCACCGCGCGCTCCTGCGCGCGCCGCTCGACGCGCTGGTCATCGCGACCCCGAACCACACCCACGCCGCGCTCCTGCGCGACGCCCTCGCCACCGATCTGCACGTCCTGGTCGAGAAACCGCTCTGCACGACGATCGAGGACTGCCACGCGCTGCGCGCCGCCGCCGCCGGCCGGCGGGCGCTGACCTGGGTCGGCCTCGAGTACCGCTTCGTGCCCAGCGTGGGACGGCTGATCGCCGCGGTGCGCGCCGGGGCCGTCGGCACGCTGCGCATGGTCGCCATCCGCGAGCACCGCTTCCCGTTCCTCGCCAAGGTCGGCAACTGGAACCGCTTCGCCCGCAATACCGGCGGCACGCTGGTCGAGAAGTGCTGCCACTTCTTCGATCTCATGGCGCTGCTCACCGGCCAGCGCCCCCTGCGCGTGTACGCCTCCGGCGGCCAGGACGTGAACCACCTCGACGAGCGCTACGACGGCGCCACCCCCGACATCCTCGACAACGCCTTCGCGGTCGTCGACTTCGACGGCGGCGCCCGCGCCCTCCTCGACCTGTGCATGTTCGCCGAGAATTCGCGCCACGAGATGGAGCTCGCGGTCACCGGCGACGCCGGCAAGGTCGAGGCCTTCGTGCCGGCGCACCGCCTGGTGTTCAGCCGTCGCGACCGCCTGGCGCGGGAGGAGGAGGAGGTCGCGATCGATCCCGTGATCCGCGACGCCGGATTCCACCACGGCGCGACCTACTACCAGCACCGCGCCTTCATCGACGCCATCCGAGCCGGCGGACCGCCCCAGGTCAGCGTCGACGACGGCGCCCTCGCCGTCGCCATGGGCATCGCCGCCGAGCGCTCGGCGCGCGAGCATCGCCCGGTGGCGCTGCGCGAGCTCGGCTTCTGA
- the metF gene encoding methylenetetrahydrofolate reductase [NAD(P)H] encodes MRIRDLFGQARPVFSFEFFPPKSEAGERSLLQTIDKLRPLAPSFVSVTYGAGGTTREKTIEIVGRIKREQGIEAMAHLTCVGHSRDEIAAILDRLVAAELENVLALRGDPPRGETAFVRPANGFGYASELVAFIRERGYPFCLAGAGYPEGHPECRDLDRDVAHLRRKVDAGAQVIITQLFYDNRDYFAFVERARRAGITVPILPGIMPITNVPQIERITSLCGARIPAPLRDQLQAAGSDAAVLDVGIAHALAQCRDLLARGAPGIHFYTLNQSPATAAILAALRR; translated from the coding sequence ATGCGCATCCGCGACCTCTTCGGCCAGGCGCGCCCGGTGTTCTCGTTCGAGTTCTTTCCGCCGAAGAGCGAGGCCGGCGAGCGCAGCCTGCTGCAGACGATCGACAAGCTGCGGCCGCTGGCGCCGAGCTTCGTCTCGGTCACCTACGGGGCCGGCGGCACGACGCGCGAGAAGACGATCGAGATCGTCGGCCGCATCAAGCGCGAGCAGGGCATCGAGGCCATGGCGCATCTGACCTGCGTCGGCCACTCGCGCGACGAGATCGCCGCCATTCTCGACCGCCTCGTCGCCGCCGAGCTCGAGAACGTGCTGGCCCTGCGCGGCGATCCGCCGCGCGGCGAGACCGCCTTCGTGCGACCGGCGAACGGCTTCGGCTACGCCAGCGAGCTCGTCGCCTTCATCCGCGAGCGCGGCTATCCGTTCTGCCTGGCCGGCGCCGGCTACCCGGAGGGCCATCCGGAATGCCGCGACCTCGACCGCGACGTCGCCCACCTGCGCCGCAAGGTCGACGCCGGCGCGCAGGTGATCATCACCCAACTCTTCTACGACAACCGGGACTACTTCGCCTTCGTCGAGCGCGCGCGCCGCGCCGGGATCACGGTGCCGATCCTCCCCGGCATCATGCCGATCACCAACGTGCCGCAGATCGAGCGCATCACCAGCCTCTGCGGCGCCCGCATCCCGGCGCCGCTGCGCGACCAGTTGCAGGCCGCCGGCTCCGACGCCGCGGTGCTCGACGTCGGCATCGCGCACGCCCTCGCCCAGTGCCGCGATCTCCTGGCACGCGGCGCGCCGGGCATCCATTTCTACACCCTCAACCAATCGCCGGCGACGGCGGCGATCCTCGCCGCGCTGCGGCGGTGA